AGCGCAGCTCGCTTGTCGCCATAGGCGCCCCCGCCGTGAATGTTGATGACATCCGCACCGACCAGTTCTGCGACCCGGGTCTGGTACTCGAGTTCGGCGATGGACGCCTGCAGCACCTCCGGTTTGGGAGCTGAAAGCAGAACGAACTGATCAGGGTGAAAACTGAGCCTCAGATTCCGGCTCCTGGCAAATTCGCCGGCTTTGACGAGCAGACCGGTAATCTGTTTTCCGTCGGGCAGGTCCTCGAGCCGGTAACCGACCAGGGGATGAGTGAACAGCGGAAAAAGTTGAGAAAGAATACGAAAAGCGCCGAAGCCGAGACGATGGGTCTCGACCAGGGCGGCCAGCAGGGAGCCTGCGTTGTGCAGACACAGTTCGTTTAATCTGGCAAGCTGACTGGAGCGCTCCAGATTCAAAAGGGATTTAGCGGTCGTGCGGCGAAAGCGGATGGGAGCTTCATTGAAAATGCAGCATAAACCGAAGCGCAGCATCGGACCCTCCCCTCTCCGAGCCTTCTCGGGCTGTTTCTTCAGCCGTTGAAGGCCGGGTTGGCACTCGCTGCCGAAGCGGGGATCACTTGGAATACAGCTCCACCACCAGATGTTCTTCAAAGGCGGGGCTGGTCATTTCCTGCCGCTGCGGCAGAGCCTTGACCTCGCCGCGGAAATTGGTTCGATCGAGCTCCACCCAGGAAGCCAGCCCGCGGCGCGGCGCGGCTTCCAGGTTTTCGTTGATTCTGGGAATCTTACGGCTTCTCTCCCTGAGCTCGATGACGTCTCCGGGCCGTACCAGGCTGGAGGGGATCGACTCCTTGCGGCCATTGACCAGAAAATGACCGTGATTGACCAGCTGGCGGGCTTCGGCGCGGGTCGTGGCAAAACCAAGTCGATAAACGATACTATCAAGGCGCCGCTCGAGCAAGACCAGCAGATTTTCACCGGTCACACCCTTCATTCGTTCGGCCTTGCGGAAGAGATTCCGAAACTGCTTTTCCCGAAGTCCGTAGGTTTGCCTCATCTGCTGCTTTTCCCGAAGCTGCTTGCCATACTCGGACACCTTGCCCCGGCGCGCTCCGTGCTGCCCTGGCGGATAATCCCGGCGGCGAATGCCGCATTTATCGGAAAGGGACCTGTCACCCTTGAGATAGAGGCACTGGCCGGCTCTTCGGCACAATCGACAGGTCGGTCCCGTATATCGTCCCATGGATGTTCTCCTTTCTATAGGTGACCATATTACTCCTGTTTCAGGTCAAAAGAAAAGGAAAGTCGACAGCACACGGACGAACACGGACTGTCACGGACCTGCATGGACAGAAGTTTTTCCCTGTCAGTCCGTGTGCCTTTGCCCGTGGAGATGCCCGGCCACTTCCCGGAAATAATCATCCAGATCGCCGTCCACAAAATAGCGGTGGGGCGCCGGGGGCAGCATGACCGGGCCTTTGTTGACGATGATGGTGGTGGCGCGCGTACCCTGGGGAAGGTAGGCGGCGGGGGCGACCTGGAGGGAGGATCCGAGAACGAGCAGAAG
This sequence is a window from Syntrophotaleaceae bacterium. Protein-coding genes within it:
- the rpsD gene encoding 30S ribosomal protein S4; amino-acid sequence: MGRYTGPTCRLCRRAGQCLYLKGDRSLSDKCGIRRRDYPPGQHGARRGKVSEYGKQLREKQQMRQTYGLREKQFRNLFRKAERMKGVTGENLLVLLERRLDSIVYRLGFATTRAEARQLVNHGHFLVNGRKESIPSSLVRPGDVIELRERSRKIPRINENLEAAPRRGLASWVELDRTNFRGEVKALPQRQEMTSPAFEEHLVVELYSK
- the uvsE gene encoding UV DNA damage repair endonuclease UvsE — translated: MLRFGLCCIFNEAPIRFRRTTAKSLLNLERSSQLARLNELCLHNAGSLLAALVETHRLGFGAFRILSQLFPLFTHPLVGYRLEDLPDGKQITGLLVKAGEFARSRNLRLSFHPDQFVLLSAPKPEVLQASIAELEYQTRVAELVGADVINIHGGGAYGDKRAALSRIVKVFPRLPPALQQRLTLENDDRLFTVSDLLPICRELRVPLIFDVHHHRCNGDGLSVAEATERTVQTWHGTGREPYFHLSSPRHGWGSSDPRVHADYIDPADFPEPWRSLTATVDIEAKAKELAVSRLLQDLDLTTWNR